CACTTATCATAATAGCTTCTTCAATTTCTAGCGCTGTTCCTATTGCGTTTGTCCCCACAGCTGCTTCCGTCCATTTTACACCTTCAATAAAATTAATATGTTTCGCTCGCTTTAACGTTTGTTTATTTCCACTTAACGATAGAACATAACCATCTGGATCGATTAATAATGCCATCATTTGTAGTTCATCAATGGTTTTTCTCATATTTTGTATTTGAGGTAATGCTATATCAAGGAAAATTTCACTCTTTTTCTTTTGATCTTGAAAAATATTAGAAGACAAAATTTTCTGACCTTTATTCATGTGAGGATTCACATTTGCTTGTTTACATCGGTACCATGATTCTGAAATTCTTTCGTTTATACGGTTCGAATCAAGGACTCCTTCATTAATAAACTTTTTCCATGTATGTAAGTAAAACGGTGAAGCTAACATTGTATCATCTCCCTTTTAATTGTTTTGGAGATTTATAAAACATACTTTTATTATAAAACTGAATAAAAGCGTTTTCAATAAAACTAGCAAGACGACACAAATATGTTAATAATTTGAATATCCTAATACACTTCTTTATTCTTTTTTAGTAGTACTATATTTTGTATAATGGCCGCAAAGAAAATACATAACCAAAACCACTTTTGTGGATTACCATTTATAAAGAAAACAATCACGGCTATCACAAATAAAATAGTGGATGCTAAACTAAAATATAATTTTGTTCTAATTTCTATTATCCCTCACCCTCTGTTACTTTACAGTACATACTAACTCTTCATTTTTCATCTCTACTATGTACTCCTGTAAAACATATTCTTTCCCGCCATGGTTTTCATACCATTCATGTATTCTTTTAATATGCCTCTCGTCACTTCTAATTTTCGATTCTATTTCATTATACTGTTCATAACTATCATATTCCCATATGGCAAATATTTCTGTTGTACCATCATTATTATCTTTCATCCAGCGTCCTATTAGCCTAGAACCATGCTTTAATTGATTAGGTACGTTCGTATTATTGAAATGATCATTAAATACTTCTATGAATTCATTTTTCACTACATAGTACTTCCTTCTGTAAAACATACCTCTTCCCCTCTTTTATGAAAAGTATTAGTAAATCTTCCCATCACTACCGTATTATAATACTTTCCATCCGATAGTCTTTTGTCATTTTTCAAAATGCCTTCTACTTCAAAACCTAATTTTTTATAAAGATGAATAGCTTTTTCGTTTGTCTCTAATACTTGTAAAGATATTTTATTTACTGCATTTTCGTCAGCCCATTTAATAGATTGTTGTAATAGTTTCTTACCCATTTTATATCCCCAAAACTCTTTTAAAATGCAAACACCAAACTCCACTTTATGAGATAATCTCTTAAAATTTGATCCTTCACATCTTGAAAATCCAACAATTCGATTGTGCACTTCTACAACTAAAAAGAGATTCTTCGTTTCTTCACTATCTGTTTTTATTATTTTTTGAAACCCTAGGTCATCTATAAATCCCTCTCCAGCATCTCTATCCATATTTTCAGTTTCTCCATCAATCTGAACCCTAATTTTCGATAACTGCTCAGCATCTTTTTCAGCTGCAGAACGAATTGTATAAGTTAATCCATTTATATGATACTCTTGCTCTTTTACAATCATGTCAAACTCCTTTCAAATGAATATAATGGCGCTATTACAACTTGTTTACCTTGTTTCTCAAAGTCCTGAACAATTTCTTTACTCGCCTGTTCGTCAGTTATAATAATGTCAATTTCTTTTAAAGAATCTCCTCTTATAAAACAATCTATTCCAAGTTTATTATGCGGAGCTAAACAAATATTTCTTCTAGCAATTTCACTTACTCTTTTACTAAAATAAGCAACTTCAGGTGTTGCAATACTAATACCTTGTAATGAAATGCCTCCACCTGTAGAGAAATAAAGATCAATAGAAAATCTACTTATCAATTCAGAGGCAAGTGTATCAGTAATATTCCCTGAAGGTTTTACTTTTCCGCCAATTAAATACGTATCAATATTCTTATATTCTCGTAGATAACCAGCTATTTCTATAGAATTCGTAATAACCGTAAATGATACTTCCGGTAAATATTTCAGCATCGCATTATGAGTGGAAGCCCCGCCAATAAAAATTGAATCACCTTCTTGTATATAAGATACCGCAACTCTTGCAATTGTGTCCTCATATATTGAGCTATCACTATAACGTTTAGCTGGTTCCGCAGCTAAATTTCTCACTCGCGTAAGTTCAATTGCACCTCCGTGCGTTCTTTTTAATAAACCATCCTTTTCCATAATAGACAAATCTCTTCTTATAGAATCAATAGACATATCAAATCTTTCCGCAAGATCCTTTGCGATTACTCTTCCATCTGTATTAAGTAGTTCTAAAATTTTCTCTCGACGCTCTTCAGTAAACATGTTATCACCACCGTTATTGAAGATTCAGAAACTTAAACTTTATTTTAATTATATGCATGCCTCTTCTGTTTTACAATATTTTCAATTCTTATTTATTCCGTTTTATACAGTCTTCTCCCTCTTTCTATCCTGTTAACTTGACAACCAAATAAATGTATATCTGTATATTACGCAAAAATACTTCCATTCACCTTCCTATTGATGTAAAATTATTCCTAAGTTTTACTTTTTAACACAGAAAGGGATTACTATGAAATCATTAATCAAAACGACATGTACAGCATTATTATTTACTGGAATATTGACAGGATGTAATAGCAATACTACATCAAAACAAGAAAAGAGCGCTCTCGAAAAGAATGCAATGCACTATGGAGAAATAGTTAAAAACGAATACTATAGAGCGACAGTTGAAAATGCAAAGTTTGAAAAAATAGACAAAGAGCGGCGCCTTACTACTCGTGTTATGATTAATAATGTTCGGGACGATGGACAAACTATTGATCTTTCGGAAATAAAATATTTCATACAAGATGAAAAAACTGGTCAGAAATATGAAGGGGAAGCTCATCCGATAGGTGAGGAGCACTATAAAAATGTTCCACACGAATTCTCCTTAACTACTGACGTTGTATTTGAACTGAAAACTTCACCAAAAGATTTAAATAATATGTATTTATACATAGATAGCAAAGCTGCACCGTTAACGAATACATATTGGAAACTTGATAATTTAGTATCTAAATAGAAAGACCAGTCTTAAATGACTGGTCTTTTTACATTCATACATTTACCTTTCATTAATGCTTATATTAATTTTCTAATAACAACTTGAATAACATCAGCTAAACCAGTGTGCCCTTTCCCTTCAACTCGCTCTTGTTCTCCATTAAAGAAATGAATTACCTTATGTTCTTCACACCAAGTAAGAATATCAATTGGATCATACAGCATATCAACATCTTTTGGTCCACCAGTACTATAGTTTATTTGTTTTTTTGAGTAAACCTCAAACATAATTAAACCACCAGGCTTTATCGTTTGTATCATTTTACCTAATATCATTTTTTTATAATCATCATGAAAATGTCCAAATACCATAATTGCTGCATCATATTCATTTTCTGGCAAACTATCAGCTAATAAATCTACTTTTTTTGTATGCACGTTTACATTATGCTTCTCTGCCAATTTTTTTGTCTTCTCTAATCCATCTTCCGAATAATCAATAGCTGTTACTTCGTTCCCTTGTCTTGCTAGAAATACAGCATTTCTACCTTCTCCCTCCGCGAAAGCTATTACTTTATTGTGATTTGCTAAACGAAATGCTTGTTCTTTAATAAATGTATTAGGTTCTTCCCCGTAAAAATATTCATCTGATTTATATCGATCATTCCAAAATTTAGTCATCATCTTCTCTCCTTCTTCATATCATTTTCTAACTACAATTAAAGATATCAAAGAGTCTTTTTATCCTTAATTAATTTAAAAATAAAAGCAGATTAAAAATCCACTTTTATTTTTTTCGCAAGATCTACGATTTTTTGATTTCGTAACTCTTCTTCCATTTTCTCTTCTGCTGCAAGCATTACTTCATTAATTAAACATCCAGGTTTGTCATGTAAACAACATTCAAACAATGATGTTTTACCTTCAATTGCATGTATAATATCTAAAAATGAAATATCTTCCCAATTCTTACTAAGCGAGTAACCGCCCTTTGGACCAGATGATGAATGTATCATCCCTTCCTTCGTCAACTTAGTTAGTATTTTAGACAAGTACGTTGGTGAAACATTTTGCATTTCTGCTAATTGGTGAACACTAACTAACTTATTTGGTGTAGCCTTTGCCAGAAAAAGCATTGTATGAAGAGCATAATTTGTAGCTTTAGAATATTTCATAATACAGCTCCTATTGTAGACTTCATGTATCTACAATAACTTTATTTTTTTATTATGTCAAACGTTTGTAATACTCCATACAACATTATTTCTTCACAAGTAATACATCTGCCGCGCAAATCGTCACTTCTCTAAATGGAGAGTCAAATAAAACACCTAGTTCAAAACCATCTTCAGTAAGAGCTATTTCATGATATAACCACCAAGCATTTTCAAAGTTTTTCGGCATAGAACACTTTGTTACTCCTATAAAGTGAAACTTTAATCAGTGGGGGTTTTGTTCATCTCCCACTGATTATTAGCTCTAACCAATCGGGCTTTTACGGGCAGTTAATTCCCACCTAACTTCTTTGCTTTCGCTGCATTTTGAGGTGGGTGTCTTACTGCCCGTTAATGCGGGATAAAAGTTATTTCAAGTTTATCAAATTCACTAAAAGTACCAATGCAATCTAATACGATAGACAAAATATCTTCTGACTTTCTTTTTACTACTTTAATTACACTATCTTGTAGTGATGTCTTGTGTAACTGAGCAACATTTGACGGAAGTTTTTTCTCAATGGAATTAAAATATTCTACGTATGATTGATCTAATTGTTCCACTCTTTTCTCATAATCTGTTGACCACTCTCGCATACGTTTTTTCAATTCACCTGATGGGTACTCTGAATTAATTGTGATGTTTTGTATAATTGAGTATATCGATTCAGGAAGGAATTTTAATAAATCTATTTTCCTTTCCTCTATTTCTTCCTTTAAACTTTGTATATCCATTTCCGACCATTCTTTTATAGACTCTATAAAACTTAAAAATTCTAAAAATTTTTTATACCAATCTCTTGTAAAATATTTCAATGACACCTCTCCTAAAACATCTTTACATCCAGTAAAAACAATATATCCACTTATTATATCATTCCAATAACTATTTTTTCTAAAGAAAAAATGTAAAACTGTAAATATTTCGCCTATTATTTCTAAAACTTCAGAATATTTACAAAAGTATAAAATTATAATACATTTTAGCTGTACAAGATTCACCTGTACAAAAATCCAAACAAAAAGGGATGGTTATATGTTGAAGAAATTAGTAGCAGGTACATTAGTAGCGGGATTTGCATTAACTGGAGGACTAGGAGTAGCAAGTGCTGAAGAAAAAAGTAACACAATTAAGTCTTTTGATTATTTAAAAGTGGATGAACAGAACGTTAATTCACTTACAAAATTAAGTGATCAAGATAAGAAAGACATCCAAATTACTATGGTATTACCAGAGCAAAATGAAAATGGAGATTGGTTAGCTTACGGTTTTACTAGTAGAGAAACATTGGATGCTTATATTGAAAAGGATAAAAAAGCACTTAAAAATAAAATTAATCCTTTAGGTAGCGGCGCTGGTAGTACTGATTTTTATGAACATATAAATAAAGGTGGACAATACATTTACTGGAGCAGTGGCTTTAAAAACTTACCTTCTAGCTGGAACGACAGAATTTCTTCTGTAAGTACGGCTTCACCTTCTGCAAGTTATTCAACGACACTTTGGGAGCATACTTCTACACAAGGATATGGAAAAGGTGTTGTATTTAAACACGCTGATTGGTATGGTAAAACTGCTAATTTAGCTCCTGAATGGAACGATAAAACTTCAGCTATTGACGTAAAAAAATAATAGGATATTCAATTTCTTCCGTAAAAATTCAAACCACTATTCTCTTATTCATTTAGAGAATAGTGGTTTATTATAATTCCATTTAAGCATGTACAGCATGCCCTACTGCTTGCGATAGCGCTTCATGAATCGCTTCAGATAAAGTCGGATGCGCTGCAATATAATCTCTCATAATATCGGCAGTAACTTCCGTATGAATCATTACAGTTCCTTGACCAATTAGTTCGGTTGCACGTGGACCGATAATAGAAATCCCAACAATTTCTTGATATTTAGGTTCCACAATAACTTTTACTTTCCCCGTTTGTTCTCCAATAATAAGCGCTTTTCCGTTCGCTGTAAAAGGAAATTCTCCAATTTGTATGTCACCGTACTGCTCTTTTGCATCTTTTTCTGTTAGACCAACGCTAGCAATTTCTGGAGCGGTATACATACAACGAGGTACAGCATGATAGTTAACTTTTACATCTTCTCCGCTCGCGTGTAATGCTGCCGTCGTTCCTTCATGGAAGGCAACGTGAGCAAGCTGGATGCCACCAATTACATCACCAGCTGCGTAAATATGTGATACATTGGTTTGCATATGTTCATTTACAGAAATTCCTTTATTTGAATATTGAATGCCGGCTTTTTCTAAATCTAATTGTTGTATACGTGGTTTTCGGCCGACTGAAACGAGAACAAATTCTGGATTAACTTCTTGGATACTTCCTTCATATTCAAATAAAGCCTGCTTCTTATAACTATTTAATCCTTTTAAAGCTGCCCCTGTACATATTTTTACGCCATCAGTTTCTAGTTTTCCTCTTAAAATATGTGCGATATCTTCATCTTCACCAGGTAATAATTGTGGTGCCATTTCAATAATTGTAACTTTTGTTCCAAGACGACTATAAATACTTGCAAACTCGCACCCTATTACACCACCGCCAACGATTAATAATGATTTCGGTATATGATCTATGGACATTGCATGGCTACTATTTAAAATCCACTTTCCATCAAATGGAGCAAAGGGTAATTCAGTCGGTTCTGAACCTGCCGCTATAATGAACTGTTCTCCATCTACTACATCTTCTTTATTTCCTTGTACAACTCGCACACGATGATCCGTTTCGAATTTCGCTTTTCCTTTTACAACTTTAATTTTATTTTTCTTCATTAAATATTGTATTCCTTGGACGAGTTGCATTACGATTTGTGATTTTCTCGCCTGTATTTGATCCCAATCAATTGATATACTTCCTGTATTAAGCGTAACTCCATAATGATTCGCTTTTCTCACAATGTCATGTACTTCTGCACTTTCTAACAATGATTTTGTAGGCATGCACCCCACATTTAAACAAGTCCCGCCAAGATTTGCTTCATCAATAAGGGTGACACCTTTGCCATTTTGAGCCGCGGTAATTGCCGCTACATATCCAGCTGGTCCGCCTCCAATTACAACTAGTTTACTCATTCTCTCACCTTCTCTTTATAAAAGAATTGTTATAGGTTCTTCTAAATAACGTTTAATTGCACGTAAAAATGCAGCTGCTGGTGCACCGTCTAGTACACGATGATCGAATGTTAAACTTAAAGGTAACATACTTCCTTTTCTTAATTTTTTTCCTTTATATACAGGAACATGTTCAATTGCACCTACACCTAAAATACCAGTTTCTGGTGCATTTAATACTGGTGTAAAATATTCAATACCGAAGCTTCCTAAATTACTAATTGTAAATGTTGTTCCTTGCATATCATCACTATATAAATTGCCTGCTCGTGCCTTTTGTGCCACATTCTTAATCTCTTTAGATAACTCTACTAATGAGAGATAATTTGCGAAGCGAATAGCTGGAACGACTAATCCTTTTTCTAATGCGACTGCCATACCTAAATGAACATGTTCAAATTGATGAATTGCATCATCTATATAAGCGCTGTTCATTTCTTTATGCTCTCCAAGTGCTAATACAACAGCACGCGAGACGAAATCCGTAATGGTTAATTTGTTATCGTATCGTTTTTGTACAACTTCCGCTATTTCTTTATGTAAAGCAACTAAATCTGTAACATCTACTTTCATCGTTAAGGTTAATTGCGCACTATTTTGTAAGCTTGCTTGCATACGGTTTGCGATTGCTTTCCGCATACCAGTAACAGGAATTACTTTACTTTCTTCTTGTTCAAGTACTTCTGGGATTGCTACTCTTTCTTCAAGCGCCTTTAATACATCTACCTTTGTAATTCTTCCGCCGGGGCCTGTACCAACTAATGCCTTGAAATCCAGATTTTCAGACTTTGCAATTTTCTTCGCTACAGGTGAAATTTTAATTCTTTGCTTCGATACTTCTTTCCCATTTGGTTCTTGATTTTGTACATTTTGTACTTCTATATTAGATGTTTTTTCTTCTACAACATGTGTGCTTTCCTGCATTTCTACTTTTTCATTCGGTTTACCGATGTAGCAAATTACAGTACCAGGCGGCACTCCTTCATCTTCACTTACAGCTATATCAAGTACCGTACCATCAACTGGCGCTTCAATTTCCGTTTCAATTTTTTCTGAATTAATACTAGCAATCAGTTCTCCTTTTGCTACATTATCGCCTGCTTTAATATTCCAGCTCGTAATAATACCTTCTTTCATCGCCATACCTAACTTCGGCATTACAACTTCTACAGCCATGTTTCTCTCTCCCTTCACATCGTTTTATTACACATGTAATAAAGATTGGTCTCCAATCATTTCTGATACAGTTTCAATTACTTTTTCTGGCGTTGGCAAATACAATTTTTCAAGTGGTGGTGAAAACGGAACCGGCGTATGTGGTGCTGTAATTCGTTTAATAGGTGCATCTAACAAATCAAAACCTTTATCCGCTACAATTGCCGCAATATCTGTTGCCATACTACATCTTGGATTCGCTTCGTCAATGACGATAAGACGATTTGTTTTTTCAACAGATGATAAAATCGTATCTTCATCAAGCGGTGATAAAGATCGTGGATCGATTACTTCTACTTCAAGCCCCTTTTTCGATAATTGCTTTGCAGCTGCAAGCGCTGTATGAACTTGCTTTCCGATTGCGACAATTGTTACATCAGAACCTTCCCGTTTAATATCTGCTTTTCCTAATGGAATTGTATAGTATCCTTCTGGCACTTCACCTTTCATATTGTAAAGTGTTTTATCCTCAAAGAAGATTACTGGATCATCATCTTCAATTGCTGCTAATAATAAGCCTTTTGCATCATACGGTGTGGAAGGAACAACAACTTTAATACCTGGTATGCTCGTAAATAATGCGTACAAACTTTGTGAATGCTGAGCTGCTGCACTAAAACCAGCGCCATGCATCGTACGTACTGTAACGGGTACTTTTGCTTTACCTCCAAACATATAACGGAATTTCGCACCTTGGTTTAATACTTGATCAAGACAACTACCAATAAAATCATTAAACATTAACTCAGCTATCGGACGTAATCCAGTTGCAGCAGCGGCCATCGCAGCTCCCATATAACCCGCTTCAGAAATTGGTGTATCCAATATACGATTTCGACCAAACTCTTGTACAAGTCCTTTCGTAACACCAAGAACACCACCCCAAGCTTCATCATCTTGCAGATGATCAACTTGTGCACCGCCTGCAACATCTTCACCTATTAAAATTACATTTTCATCACGACGCATTGAGATTTTCATCGCTTCATTAATTGCAGTTGACATACTTACTGTTCTAGTCATAATTTTTCACCCTCCTCTTATTTGTAAGAAACGTATACATCTTTTAATAATTCTTCATCGTCTGGGTATGGACTATTTTCACTAAATTCAATCGATTTTTGCACCGCTTCATCTACTGCCTTTTCCATATCTACAAGCTCAGATTCAGTTAATAAAGCTTCATGAATTAAATGCTTACGGAAATTCACAATTGCATCTTTTTCATTTAAATGTTCTTCTTTTTCTTCTGAAGTTTTATACGTTTGTGCTTCACCCTCGAAATGACCGTAATTACGATATGTCATACATTCAATTATTGTTGGACCACCGCCTTTACGCGCACGTTCTACTGCTTCTTCAGCAGCTTTATATACAGCTAGAAGATTTTTTCCATCCACTTGAACACCTGGAATGTTATAAGCTTTTGCACGATCCGCAATAGAATCACAACTTGAAGCATATTCAAATGTCGTTGCTTCACCGTAACCGTTATTTTCTGCGATAAAAATAACTGGTAACTTCCAAATCGCCGCTAAATTAACCCCTTCATGAAATGTACCTTCATTATTTGCTCCATCACCAAAGAAACAAACACTTACATCTTTTGTTCCTTTATATTTAGCTGTTAATGCTGAGCCACAAGCAAGCGGGAAACCACCGCCTACAATGCCATTTGCACCAAGCATTCCTTTATCTAAATCAGCAATATGCATGGAACCGCCTTTACCTTTACATAATCCTGTTGCTTTCCCGAAAAGTTCAGCCATCATACCATTTAAATCACAACCTTTTGCGATACAATGTCCATGACCTCTATGTGTACTTGTAATACTGTCACTATCCGTTAAGTGGGCACATACACCAACTGCTACCGCTTCTTCACCTGCGTATAAATGGACGAAACCTGGCAGCACGCCTTGCGCGAACAATTCATGTACCTTATCTTCAAACTTACGAATCTCTAACATTTTTTTATACATCCAACGAGCTTGTTCTTTCGTAATTTCATTCCCTTTACTTTCAGTTGTTTTTAACATGTCCAGCCCTCCTATTTTCTTGTTCGTCTGTTATATTGCAAGTACCGTGCCAAATTCTAATCCTTGATTTAATAGGTTTTCTCTTTTCTTTTATAATAAAAAAGTGGACAAAACGAGACATCTGTCTCGTTTTGTCCACTTTTGTTCACCTAATTTGAGAACTATTATCTTATTCATTATCAAAGCTCTGCTGTAATTTTCGGATGTAAATAATTTGCCCAATATGATATGCATTATGAGTTGTTACATTCGCTAACACTTCCCACCACTTTGCAGAAACAGGAAGTTCTACTACATCACTTTCAACCTTTTCTTCATTTATAAGATTTTGCCATTGTAACAGTTTTTCTAGTAGTTTTTCCCGTAATTCATCGAAAGTTTGATTATTTGAAAGCATAAAACTTTTGTTATTATCACCAATAGCGGGCACAGCATTCACATTCGATTCTTTATATCTAGTTTGCCACGTAGAATTCCAATACAATAAATGTTGTACAATTTCAGCTATACTGTTACTCTCTTCATTCGGTTTCCAGAAAGCTTCCCTCTCAGATAAATCTTTCACTGCATCTGAAAATGGGATATACCAACTAGGATCGTTTGCATTCGCCAACAATTGATCTGCTAATACATCCTTCACATGGACCATTTTTCTTCCCTCATTTCATTATCATATTAATATACACTACTCTATATACGCTCATTCCCTATAATCCCCTTTTTTACATACAAATTGATTTCATACTGAATGTAAGAATAATAGATTTTCTTATCATAACTCGTTATGATAAAAGAAAAAGAAAGCTGGCGGAAAATGAATAAAAAAATCGCAATAATTACAGGAGCCTCAAGTGGATTTGGACTATTAACTACACTCGAACTCGCAAAAAAAGATTATTTAGTTATCGCTACAATGCGGAACCTTGAAAAACAAGTGAACTTACTATCTCAAGCTACTCAACTCAACTTACAACAAAACATAAAAATTCAACAATTAGATGTAACCGATCAAAACTCTATACATAACTTCCAATTATTTTTAAAAGAAATACAAAAAGTAGACCTTCTTGTTAATAATGCAGGATATGCAAATGGCGGCTTTGTAGAAGAAATTCCAGTAGAGGAATACCGTAAACAATTTGAAACGAACCTATTTGGAGCTATATCAATTACCCAGCTTGTCTTACCGTATATGAGAAAACAAAGAAGTGGAAAAATCATTAATATAAGCAGCATTAGCGGCCAAGTTGGATTCCCTGGTTTATCTCCTTATGTATCTTCAAAATATGCATTAGAAGGCTGGAGTGAATCGCTTCGCTTAGAAGTAAAACCTTTCGGAATAGATGTGACTTTAATTGAACCAGGTTCTTATAACACAAACATATGGGAGGTTGGGAAACAACTAGCTGAAAATCAATCTGATACAACATCTCCTTACAAAGAGTATATGGATAAAATACAAAAACATATTAATAGCGGCAGTGATACATTTGGTAATCCGATAGATGTTGCTAATAAAATTGTAGAAATTGCTGAATCTAAGCGTACAAATTTACGATATCCAATCGGTAAAGGTGTGAAATTTATGATCTTTGCGAAGAAGATTCTTCCTTGGAGATTGTGGGAATATCTTGTTTTGAGGAGTTTTAGGAAGTTGTAAATAAAAAGAGTAACTATCAAGATAAATAATGGTAGCTACTCTTTTTAAATATTCATCATAAAAAAACAAAACGATATTAATATGTAGAAAGAGGATCAAAATAAAGTAACATTGAAACCATAAAAACAAATGCAAAGAATCCAATTATAGAAAGAATATATTCCTTTGTTTCTCTGTTATACTTCCATTCCATCCATACGCGTAATAAGGAAATTGCTCCAAAATAAGTAAGTACAGCAATTCCTATATTAGCATTTTCTACTTTGAACAGATAA
This genomic interval from Bacillus thuringiensis contains the following:
- a CDS encoding DeoR/GlpR family DNA-binding transcription regulator, which produces MFTEERREKILELLNTDGRVIAKDLAERFDMSIDSIRRDLSIMEKDGLLKRTHGGAIELTRVRNLAAEPAKRYSDSSIYEDTIARVAVSYIQEGDSIFIGGASTHNAMLKYLPEVSFTVITNSIEIAGYLREYKNIDTYLIGGKVKPSGNITDTLASELISRFSIDLYFSTGGGISLQGISIATPEVAYFSKRVSEIARRNICLAPHNKLGIDCFIRGDSLKEIDIIITDEQASKEIVQDFEKQGKQVVIAPLYSFERSLT
- a CDS encoding Rrf2 family transcriptional regulator, whose amino-acid sequence is MKYSKATNYALHTMLFLAKATPNKLVSVHQLAEMQNVSPTYLSKILTKLTKEGMIHSSSGPKGGYSLSKNWEDISFLDIIHAIEGKTSLFECCLHDKPGCLINEVMLAAEEKMEEELRNQKIVDLAKKIKVDF
- a CDS encoding GNAT family N-acetyltransferase; the encoded protein is MIVKEQEYHINGLTYTIRSAAEKDAEQLSKIRVQIDGETENMDRDAGEGFIDDLGFQKIIKTDSEETKNLFLVVEVHNRIVGFSRCEGSNFKRLSHKVEFGVCILKEFWGYKMGKKLLQQSIKWADENAVNKISLQVLETNEKAIHLYKKLGFEVEGILKNDKRLSDGKYYNTVVMGRFTNTFHKRGEEVCFTEGSTM
- a CDS encoding NIPSNAP family protein codes for the protein MFYRRKYYVVKNEFIEVFNDHFNNTNVPNQLKHGSRLIGRWMKDNNDGTTEIFAIWEYDSYEQYNEIESKIRSDERHIKRIHEWYENHGGKEYVLQEYIVEMKNEELVCTVK
- a CDS encoding dihydrolipoamide acetyltransferase family protein; translated protein: MAVEVVMPKLGMAMKEGIITSWNIKAGDNVAKGELIASINSEKIETEIEAPVDGTVLDIAVSEDEGVPPGTVICYIGKPNEKVEMQESTHVVEEKTSNIEVQNVQNQEPNGKEVSKQRIKISPVAKKIAKSENLDFKALVGTGPGGRITKVDVLKALEERVAIPEVLEQEESKVIPVTGMRKAIANRMQASLQNSAQLTLTMKVDVTDLVALHKEIAEVVQKRYDNKLTITDFVSRAVVLALGEHKEMNSAYIDDAIHQFEHVHLGMAVALEKGLVVPAIRFANYLSLVELSKEIKNVAQKARAGNLYSDDMQGTTFTISNLGSFGIEYFTPVLNAPETGILGVGAIEHVPVYKGKKLRKGSMLPLSLTFDHRVLDGAPAAAFLRAIKRYLEEPITILL
- the lpdA gene encoding dihydrolipoyl dehydrogenase, with the protein product MSKLVVIGGGPAGYVAAITAAQNGKGVTLIDEANLGGTCLNVGCMPTKSLLESAEVHDIVRKANHYGVTLNTGSISIDWDQIQARKSQIVMQLVQGIQYLMKKNKIKVVKGKAKFETDHRVRVVQGNKEDVVDGEQFIIAAGSEPTELPFAPFDGKWILNSSHAMSIDHIPKSLLIVGGGVIGCEFASIYSRLGTKVTIIEMAPQLLPGEDEDIAHILRGKLETDGVKICTGAALKGLNSYKKQALFEYEGSIQEVNPEFVLVSVGRKPRIQQLDLEKAGIQYSNKGISVNEHMQTNVSHIYAAGDVIGGIQLAHVAFHEGTTAALHASGEDVKVNYHAVPRCMYTAPEIASVGLTEKDAKEQYGDIQIGEFPFTANGKALIIGEQTGKVKVIVEPKYQEIVGISIIGPRATELIGQGTVMIHTEVTADIMRDYIAAHPTLSEAIHEALSQAVGHAVHA
- a CDS encoding DinB family protein, which translates into the protein MVHVKDVLADQLLANANDPSWYIPFSDAVKDLSEREAFWKPNEESNSIAEIVQHLLYWNSTWQTRYKESNVNAVPAIGDNNKSFMLSNNQTFDELREKLLEKLLQWQNLINEEKVESDVVELPVSAKWWEVLANVTTHNAYHIGQIIYIRKLQQSFDNE
- the acoA gene encoding acetoin:2,6-dichlorophenolindophenol oxidoreductase subunit alpha; translation: MLKTTESKGNEITKEQARWMYKKMLEIRKFEDKVHELFAQGVLPGFVHLYAGEEAVAVGVCAHLTDSDSITSTHRGHGHCIAKGCDLNGMMAELFGKATGLCKGKGGSMHIADLDKGMLGANGIVGGGFPLACGSALTAKYKGTKDVSVCFFGDGANNEGTFHEGVNLAAIWKLPVIFIAENNGYGEATTFEYASSCDSIADRAKAYNIPGVQVDGKNLLAVYKAAEEAVERARKGGGPTIIECMTYRNYGHFEGEAQTYKTSEEKEEHLNEKDAIVNFRKHLIHEALLTESELVDMEKAVDEAVQKSIEFSENSPYPDDEELLKDVYVSYK
- the acoB gene encoding acetoin:2,6-dichlorophenolindophenol oxidoreductase subunit beta, coding for MTRTVSMSTAINEAMKISMRRDENVILIGEDVAGGAQVDHLQDDEAWGGVLGVTKGLVQEFGRNRILDTPISEAGYMGAAMAAAATGLRPIAELMFNDFIGSCLDQVLNQGAKFRYMFGGKAKVPVTVRTMHGAGFSAAAQHSQSLYALFTSIPGIKVVVPSTPYDAKGLLLAAIEDDDPVIFFEDKTLYNMKGEVPEGYYTIPLGKADIKREGSDVTIVAIGKQVHTALAAAKQLSKKGLEVEVIDPRSLSPLDEDTILSSVEKTNRLIVIDEANPRCSMATDIAAIVADKGFDLLDAPIKRITAPHTPVPFSPPLEKLYLPTPEKVIETVSEMIGDQSLLHV
- a CDS encoding class I SAM-dependent methyltransferase yields the protein MMTKFWNDRYKSDEYFYGEEPNTFIKEQAFRLANHNKVIAFAEGEGRNAVFLARQGNEVTAIDYSEDGLEKTKKLAEKHNVNVHTKKVDLLADSLPENEYDAAIMVFGHFHDDYKKMILGKMIQTIKPGGLIMFEVYSKKQINYSTGGPKDVDMLYDPIDILTWCEEHKVIHFFNGEQERVEGKGHTGLADVIQVVIRKLI